In Scylla paramamosain isolate STU-SP2022 chromosome 8, ASM3559412v1, whole genome shotgun sequence, the sequence GAATTGTCTTGTAGTTTCCAGTGCCTAGCAGATTTTGTCTTAACACAGAAATGCTGAACTTAttgtacatgttttttttatacattactCAAACACTCCATTGCATATTGTCATGTTTTTTGGGAGCTTTTCCATTGTTGTCAGGGAATAGACTTGCTCTTCCAGAAGTAGACTGAGAGTTGGCAtaatagggaagaaaaggaatcaaTAGAATGTAGCTGTTACTGATTCATCATCTTATGATGCAATTGTTCTAATCAGCTGAATTTTGAAAACCATCATAATAAGAACTTAGTTTGAAAGGACAAATCACTGTGTATGATAACATGGGGAACACAAGTTATAAATAAGAGCTCAAATGCTTGATGGTGTCACTTTTGGTAGCTTCCATGTGCGTGATGCCCCACACATGAGGCAGCCGACACCAAGCTCATTATGCAGGTTTGCAGCTTATAGTTTCCCACTGGCTAGTTAGGCATGTTTCATATTTTGTACCTAGATGACAAGTGCATGACTGTGGGGATGGTCTGTGTTAGTCTTGAGAAATAATAGAACACATCAGTATTGCTATCTCAAGTCAACAGcaatatttatctttaaaaGTCTGGTATGCTTGATATTTCTTCATCCAATTATTGATCAACAGCTAATTTTGGATATTAAACTATGTAGTAAATAAGATGTCTGTGACAGTTCAATACCTAAGATATTACATTATGAAACTAAAATGTAAAATTATTGAATATAGTAATATGTATTGCAAGTAACAAGTAAGATCAAAGAGAGAGtgctcaagtgtgtgtgtgtgtgtgtatgctagAAGTTGAGTAGGAAGACTATTATGTAAGAGTGATCAGGTGGGCTTCATGCTACTTGACAAACACATGAAACTAATGGGCTGTAGGAATAATTATTATAAGCAACTGTATCTACTTTTTACTCCAGGGAATTTTGTATCACATAACCATAAGTATGTAAGAGGCAGGTATGGTAGTATTAGATGGTTGTGCATCCACAGAACCTCAGCAGCTCTGTATGTGTACAGTCAGGAAGGAAATGTTATTTTGTGACTACTCAGCCAATCACTTATCAAACTTGCTGAGGGCACACTTTTAAGACATGTATCACAAAATCCATCATAGCAAGTGTGTTTGCACCTCAGCCTATCACTATtgaagacatttttttcctaactGTACCCAAGATATTCCCTTGAGCCGTCCCTCGGAGGAGTGGTGCACCGCCACAGTCCATGGCCACGTTTACTTGTGTACTCAACCAAAGCAACTCCACCCGGCTTGTGGTGTGGCCTAGGCTGCTGTTCACTGATGTTAACAGGATGACTCATAATAGGCAATGAAGGCCGGACTCTTTATGCCGTTCATTTTCTCTAGGAATAAGTCAATCCAAATATATTTTATTACCTATTCTACCTGACAGTGCAGCTGTTCAAGGGGCTGTTGTATTATGGAAAGTTTTAGCACTTACTGCTCTGGAGGCAGCTTGTGTGATGCCATGGATGGTGACAACGTGATATGATAACAGGATAAGAAGCATGGGATATTATAATCACAAGATTAGTCTCAGCTAATAAGTGACCATTTTTAAGTGACATTTTTAACCAGTGAGGTGGAGTTATCTGTGGTTCGCTGTTTTATGATACTGTGCACTTGTTTTTTAAGCTTTCCATTCTAGAAGGTGCAGTCAGACCAAAAATAATGTCATAACTTCTTGTTTGGCAACCTTGTCTGAGGACACCTTCTAGGCTGGGGTGCCTCAATTGTTGCACCTTATGTGACTATAATGGTTTTGTAGTAATAGTTCATTCTTtaatactttttatttcttattgtatTTATACTTCTATATCTTTACCAACATTTAGCATTATTGAAGTTTATTCATGCACTGATCACTTCTAGAACCTGGCAAACCTTTGGGTGATTGTATCCAGAGTATAGCAAATAATTTGttgatctgtctgtctctgatgCCTTGCTCACTCCAGGCATGCTCCTCAAGGTGATGACCAAGGCAGAAgaacctccacctctccctatcCAAACATGGCCTCCTTTTTGATGTGCACTTTTACCCTATCATATTTTCCAAGTAGCCTTTCCCTCTATACTACTACACAAATTTGTGGCttcaaaatataaaattaattgCTTTATATGCCATGAACATCATTGAGATTGTGAGgcatgaaaaagatgaaagtttCAGTCTTGAGACATTCACTTCTACTGTTgtagtgaagggaaggtgaataTCTCTGACTGAGGTAAATTAAGACTGTATGTTGCTCTGGTAGGGTTAGAAGAGAGCACCATCCCTCTCACCATCAAACAGTCATAAACTAGGATTGAACCTGCAACCTTTGAGCTGTGTGCTGAACAGTGTACCAGAGCTACCTGGCCCCAGTAGTGAAAGGAAGACCTCAGGCCTGGGCACTCCTGCTGTGTCCTAATGGATGGACACGTTTGAAATGTTTGTGCACTGAATTATACGTGTATTTAGTCAATTTAGTTACTAGTTAGTCTTAGCTGTTAAGTTgtaaatatatattcatgtgatAAAATGATATTTGATAATTTTCATAGAGATTTTTAGAAAGCAATGTTTAGTACCGTTGCAGAATAGCAGAAAATTCTCCAGCCTTCAGAAAAATGTTTCTTGTCTGTAAATGTAAAAGTTTCACAAAATTCTCTATTCTGATTATGAGATCTTTAAGATCACAACTTGCATCAGTTAAACAAATAGCCTTAGTATGTGGGACAACTGCAATGGAGGCCATGCTTGTGATGCAGTCTGTTGTTGCTGACAGTTTTATGTAATGGTCATTAACAATTTATTTTCATGAACTTTAAGTTGACATCAGTGTTTTGAAACAGCCAGTGGTTGTTGAGTGGAAAATGGCAATGCCTGTGGCTCTGTACTCAGCTGCTGAAATGATTCATGAGAAGTGTGTCTCAGCATGACCTCCATTACTGTACCAACTGACTTTGTCGTTCTCCCCAACTttgttcatcaatttttgaggTGTCAGGAATTGCTGAACTTCCTGCTGCTCCTAGCCCATCAAGTGTCAGGACAAGGCCATGTTGCTATTATCCTCGCCCTGTGAAGGTGCTGTATTTCTGTGATGGAAAGTGACATTGTGGAATGTGAGCTTACTGTAGCAGCATAATATTGGCATCAAAAtattatatgaaagaaaatatttcttttaacCTGTTTGAATTTTACATCATAAGATATTCTGTACATTTAAGTTTCATCAGGTGGTATTGTTTTTCCACAGCAGTGTAGCTGTCAGGTATTTCAGGTCTCAGCAATTTGATTTTCCACTTATTATGAATCaaacaaaagacacatttttgttattgctgctgaACTTTATGGGAGCTCAGACAAAATGAAGAGGTTTGTCAAAATTGTGATGTACAAAATAACTGAATTACCAAAACACAGAACAAAGACCACCAGCAGTACACAGCAGTACACCAGAGATTGCTGAGATTGAGTATATTGTAATGCAGGCAACCACAGCCTTTTGTAATGATCATAAGACTTGAcatctttcttgtgtgtgttggtatgggTATCACTTGGTAGTATGCTCACTGTTAGGGACTTTGCCACATATTTCCACCTTGTTTCAAAATGTGCAGCATTAACATTGCCACATATTCCCACCTTGTTTCAAAATGTGCAGCATTAACATTGTATTTCTCCCACAAAGATATTTCTTGATTTGTGAGGTAGTaaattatttgtatttgtttaggCTGTGTTCTTCCAGTGGTAGAGGGATGTCCTGGTCACACTGTGGCTGACTTGGAGGAATACAAGGAATAACTGTGTCAAAATTCCCTACACATCATAAGGGCAGCTAGAAGAGGCAGAACTAGTACATTTCCAAGAATGGACTCCCTCTTCTCTGCACATTCCAACAGTGTGACAAGATAGACACCGCCCTTTACCAGATATATACAGGTAGATAGGTAACTTGTATAATCTTGCAAATACACAAGGGCTTTGGTAAGAAAGCAAAGACAATTTGCTGTTTTTAAAATGGTGGGCAAGAGCAGTGTCTAGCAACCATGTTATTGTGTTTGGAGGTGCAGTATCAGACTGTGTTGAcagattcactcactcatttcattGCATTTATACAAGATGATCcgatcctaaaaaaaaaaaaaaaaaaaaaaaaaaaaaatttttgtattCTAATATTTTAGCTGGGATAAGTAGATGCTGCTTATTTTCTGACATGATTGAGATGCTGAAGTTAACAAACAGGCACCTTGTGATAACAAAAGCATCATGTAGTGACAGTAATTCAGTAAATGTCACATACAATACCAGTGCCAAGTCCTTCATAGTTAAGCTTTCATTGTTCCTGCAGACTTTCTTCACCTTACAATTCAATGCTTCCCTGGTGTTGCCACTGTCTTGTACCCACACTGACTACCGAGTGAAGCTTATAATTTTTGTAGTCATGCACTGTTATTGCATTCATCTCCAAGTTCTGACCATACACATTAAATAACTGATGTATAGATTTCTATGATGCATGTATAGATTTCTCTGTAGAGAAAGGTCATCCAACTGACAATTTCAATTCAAGGAATGCAGCTACTAGTAAGTTATAATATGCCcattttttgtaacattttcctccttttgttgctAAAATCCATAGTACTGGATTACTGGAGTAAGAAACTCACACCCTTTCTAGTTATCAGTCACACATATGCAGCAAGGTGAATTTGAAACTTCTCCAAGAAACTTAATCAGAATTTaattaaaatattttaaaagttAACCAATATTTGTCAGTCTGCTGGCTGACAACAAGCCATCACTCAGCCACTGATCTTCCTTGCACTACTGTATCATCCTGTGGTCCTCTTTAGCTGGTGTTGTGTGCCACCTGTCATACTccactcttctctttattcttgtcTTTGGCTTTATCATGACGCACTTTTGCCTTCTCACGTGCTTTTGCCTTCTCTCGTGCAGTGTGATAGATTGGCAGCAGCTTCCCTTCCTCGGCTAGAATCTTCATCATATTAACAATGAGAGGCAAGTAATTATGTTTCCGGCGGATGTTTTCAACTCTCCACCGAGCCCTCTTGTTCTCCTCAGTCTCCAGAGAAGCTCGCAGCTGTGCCAACTCTTCCTCATGACTAGATGTATCCATTCCACTCTCCTGTAAGGCAGAGGGAGACAAATAGCAGGGTTGTGCAAGACAGTGTTTTATGACAGGGGTTGATGAAGTTGTAGTAATGTATGTGCTGGGTGGTTTTTAAAGtagtcaaaatgcatgcaaatggcAAAATGTGACACTGCCCACCACATTCAAATCAACACTATCTACATATACTCAAGCAAAGCCCAGTGATATAAAATCAAACGATTTAACCATGGACTGTTCAGGAGATTGCTTAACCAGTCAATTCAGACATCTTTTTCTGTGAGGACCAAACATTTCAACATTAGTGGTATGTAGAGGGATAACAACagttatttacataaaaaaatagtgatatgTAGAGGGAGTAGGAATATTCTTACTAACagttatttacataaaaaaatcagTATTAAAAAATTTTAGTGTCGTTAACATTTAGCAAAGAGGATTGGCAGAAGTAGTGCTATTTTCATCTATGGGGACAATCTactgatattatttttattaatgctAAAAGGGATTTTTTCACTTACCTGTTTCTTCTACTTAGCATTACATGCTCCCAATTATTATACCCAACTCATCCTTCCCACATTTACACTTAATTCTATTAAAAAACTACGGTCAGTGTTGCTATGGCAACTGTGGTGGCCCGCATTACCCCTGCTGTTCCACGTAGCCTCTTTCCTTGCTGACGACCAGCAAGAGAGAAGGCTGGAAGGGTTTGTGTAAAAGAAACAGTAAATGAAAAATCCCTTTTAGGATTAAAAAGGTGATTTGTTTCACACAAGACCTGTTTCTTCTACTTAGCAGATTTAAATGTGTGAATCTGCTGTcttagaaagaaaatacaaggatGAGAGCCCACATTATGAGGAGTGTGACCAACTCACTTGTGTAGGAGGTCCTGAAGGTGATGAGACAGTGAGGAATGATAGTGCCACTTGGACCTCACACAATGTCTATAGTGCACTGAGGGTAGGGGAGTGTCAGTGAACCCTGAAGGAGAGGCAACCAGCATGGAAGACAATGTCACCAGCCACTACAATTGGGCCCAGAGCAAAGAAGTCCCCCTCCACCCTTTGGAAGTCCTTCATGTACTGACTGACAAATACTGAGGGTGCCTTCCAGCAAGCTGCATCCAAAATTGAAGAAAGTGATTTATTCTTTcacaagagaaaggaagtggCAATACCACAATGTCATGGACCATTACCCTGAGGAGAGGACAGAGGTCCACAGGTAGAGACTCATGAGCCCTTTTTAAAGTCTCCTTCAGGAAGAAAGACATAGTGGCCTTAGAAAGAGGGCAAGACTGGTCCCTGACTGACAAGAAGAGTTGCCTGGGACGGACAGTGGAGGATGTCCTACGGCAGTACAACTCAAGCGCTCGAACAGGGCAATAGGTGTTCATCTTCAGGGCTGACCGATTCCATCATCTTGCAGAATTCTGTGGCAGAGGTATCTGGTTCCACTGGTTAGTTGGCAGACTGagtctcatcatcatcatcaggtgGCAGGTGAGAGTGGAGTGGTAACACAGATGACATGCCCACATTTGGGATAAGTATGGATAGGGCAGCCACAGTGGAGGTGGCTGACTGAGGACAAGGTTGAGCCACTTCTGCATGGGTGCCAATGAGTGAGGCTAAATTGTCAGGACTAGAGGGCAGACAAAGTAGTCTCCCTTGAAAACTGGCTGACTGTCCTAGAAAATGGGTCCAACCTAAACTCAAACTTTGAACCAGTGGGGGGCTGGATAGTAACCTTCCCATGTGACCAAGTGACCTGAGGGTCCCTGCCTGAGGTACCACAGTGTGACACCAGAGCTGTGTCAGACATGATTAGTAGTGAGGCTTGTGCATCCACACGCAGCCAATAGTGCAGCCAATAGTGCACTGGCATctgagatggtgatgatgtgcgGCTCGGGAAAGTGTCATCCTGAGATGCAACGTGTGCACAAGGTGAAAGTGCGATTGGTCAGGCGCATGTACATCCTTTGGCTGTCTGGGCTGGGATAACTCCATAGCCACTGCATCCAACGTCTGGCCCACACCCTGGGCCAGTGGACACATGGGCTGAACACGAGTACACCACCcagtcacaacacaaagggTCGCCTGAATGGGAGGACACAGCCAgactctccctcccacctccacctcattcTGTTGAGCATTTTACCTTCCATGGCACATCCTCAAGGAGCTGAGGGTGTTTGCCAGTGGAAGTAATAGTCCTATCCTGCTCTAAACTAACAATATGGGCAGGGCATAACTTTTATCCCCCAGATGTTTCAACACTCTGCTCAGCACTGTGGGCAAATGGGTGGCTGGTCATGGCCTCTGCCGTGCCTTCAGCTGAAGGCATAGAGTGgactggaagagaggaaggaagggttaaCAGCTAGCTGTGACATAAGTTCATGAGAGACTAGCTAGCCAACCAACCATCTCTTGGAAGGTGGTGTGATGTCGTCCATCAGAAAACCCCCCCAAAAATCAGAAAATTCAGCAAAAAACTGCGACATGCCAGGAGGGTGGAAGGAGTCATCGCCACCCAGCACCGATTCATCCTGCAACACCTCCCCTGAAGCACTAACAGGAAGGACAGGGAAAATCTGAGCCTGAACAGGAGTGTCCTTGACACCCTTCTTATGGAAACAGCCATTGGAGGAAGCACTGGTGTTTAAAAAGCTGTAGAAACAAACTCACCATCCCACTCCTTGCACTCGGGACAATGGGAGTCAATGTCACAAACACCACCATGACAGGTAACACATGCAGTGTGAGGATCCTTAGTAGCACTATCCATCACCCTTCCACAGTCTGTAGTAGCAAAGGTTCTCCTGGggaagggtgggggggggaaCAGCAAGGAAGCCAAGGAGCTGGTAGAAAGGGTGTGGTAGAATGGAGGCACCAGTCACCTCAACCTCCCTTATTTCTGGCTGAACCACCTTGAATCACCTTCCTGCACAAGAGGAGGCTTTGCAGGGTTGGAAAACCTATCAAAGGTTCTGGGAAGCCATGACACGAACAAAAATCGAAGAAACAGCTGGGTAATGCAGATATAAACGATACAGTCGtcaagaaaggaatgagagtaTGTGGAACAGCAAGGGTACTGCAGGCCAACAGAGTTACCATAGCAACACCAATCATGGTTTTTGAATAGAATCAAAATGTAAAATGTGGGAAGGACAAGTAGGGTAATACCAAGGAGCATGTAATgctaagtagatgaaaaaagTCTTTATGTGAAACAAAGATCATCTTCTCAAGTTTGTTATAACCATCAATAATTTGGATGTGTTCCAGTTTCAGTTGGCATCACAGGTCTCTTACCGCCAAGTGAGGAGTGTGTGTTCTCTGGCCCATCCTGCTCACCTAACTTCTGTGCTCATCAATCTTCATTGAAGGGCTTGCATGGTGCTGCCTGTGTACCTTGCTGGACAGCTGGGGCAGAACCAATAAGCTATCGGTAAGCATAGATCAGTCAGCAAGTGATCCTTAACTATGTAATAGGATCGACCCTTTCTTAAAATTGTTAACAGGGATGAATCTGAAATCAGTTCAAGTGGATAAATTATTTAAATCTTTATAGATTTCCTAAAAATTTGAATCATGACATACAATGATAACTTTTCTCAACAGCTGGATTGGGCTGGCATGGCATGATTCTAAGATCTGAAAACTCCTCAAAATAATTTGGTAAAGTTTAAACTTAACTGGTTTCTGCTTCATCCTGTTAACAATTTCAAGAAATTCTTagtcttattttatttaatgttaAGGACCACCTGCTGACTGAACTATGCTCACCAATAGTTTATCCAATCCTCTTGCCACAGCTGTCAGGGAACACTGACACCATCATGAAAGTCTTTGAAATGAGGACTTCGAGCATGGAGGTCACTTGAGGAGGATGAGCCAGAGGCCACACACTCCCAGTTACTGAGACCTGAGGTGAATATTATTGCTACTCCCTCAAGATAATCTCACTGAAGATGAAAAACCAAACTGATGTGGAGATTTCGGGTCCTTATGATCTGCCAGCTTTGCTGACTCACTACTAATCTCTAGACTGGCTTGTTTGCAAACTCTGTGTAAAAATGTTCTCTGGATAAATCTAAAGTTCTTCCACAATATTCTGCTATCCCcataaaataaatggaaaaacacAATTACAACAAATACCTGAAAAGATCTGATAGCATATCACAACCTGTTTCAATACAATTTTTGATGTTTTACTTGTTACCACCATTCCTGGTGCTCAGTGACTGGTGTCTTGGTTGTGACATCACACCTGCAGCCAGGCCAAAGCTGCACCTTACTGTTCTGCCCTGCATTTGTACCTAGaataattttatttctattgCAATATTTATCTTATGTGCTTATATGCTTTTTAATCAATaactaatattatattttctcacTATTTATGTAACTTCAAAGTCATCACTttaatgtgataaaagaatatattattgagaagagaaaaaaatcttgataTAAATTTGAGGTAGAGCAGGGAGGTGCAGCCTCAGCCTTTCCCACCGGCATGATGTCATGGAACAAACCAATCAGTGAACAGCTGGAGCAGCAGTGATAAGTGCAATGTCAAAATCTATTTACTGAAACTGCTTGTAATCTGCCATCACATCTCTTCGGATGTTTACTGTTCATAAAAGTTTTGTTCATACCAATGCAGATTATCattatttgatatttttgtttattttatggggaaggaggaaattaaggaaTAAAAACTTTTATCACAAACAGAGAGCAACTGAACACATCCTGAAGACTATAGTGACAGCTGCATTCTGTCAAAAAATTATttgatatatttgtttattttatggggaaagaggaaattaaggaaTAAAAACCTTATCACAAACAGAACAACTGCACACATCCTGAAGACTATAGTCGCAGCAGCATTCTGTCAAAAAATACTTGATTTGATAAGACATTCTTGCATCTGTTTAAATTAAGCTGAATTTCTACAACTGACTCAATAATATGCAAGAAATGTCCTTTATGGTGCAGCAGAGGTAAATCAGTTGCCCCATGAGGCCCACACGTGGCGTCACAAGAGTCAACATTTTCAAGAAACATACTTTCAACCAAGTCTTTTCTCATTCCTCAGCATTTCACTCTTCCCTTCAATTATTCAGACAAGAAGACttacttccatttccttctggAGTTGTGCAATCTTCTTTTCTATGACCATCTTACGATCACTCACAATGGCCATGAGGTTAAAATGGATTTCACCCTCGCTGTACctgtaacaacaacattatGTGCTTTCCAAGACATAACTGTAATGTCagaaataaaatacaagaataattaCTCTTATTCCATAGAAAGCAATGTTGCAAAACTTAACTTGGTAACACATGGCTTAGTGAAATTTTGCTTCATGTTTCAAGGACAAAATCCAAACTAACTTGAACCTACTTATAAAACTTAGTCTGGATTCTTAAGCTGCTCAAGATTATAAATTATTATGCTCTCCTCATTTACTAAAGAAGTACACAAAAGCATTCACTGACACCTACACACAAAGCCTCTACaccattactaaaaagaaaCCCTCTAGCACATGGAAGCCAAaaacactcctcctcttccttgagtCACACAAAGCCTTCCAGCAACAGTAAAGCACAGTGAAGACACCACTGATGCAGCAAGCCTTTATCTAAatcacaccaacacaaacagTCCCATCATTACTTCTGAATCCTGCGCTGGATGACAGGCTGCACCACGCTAAGCCAGTCAGTGTTGGGGGAGATAGGCCCCAGGTCGATGGGTCCGTCCTTCAGGCCGTCCAGCTCATACAGGCGGCCCTCGATGGGGATGTACCCGACAAAATGAAACACGTCCTCATCCTCAGAGGGTTGCTGCTTGTCAAACTCAAATAAAGTTTGCCTGTGGAAGATTGTCACTTTAATTCCCATTACTGAAGAGAAATCAGACAATAAAGAAATTTGTTTGACTCTTTAGTCATATTTAGAATTTTTcagagcataaaaaaaaaaaaaaaaaaaaaaaaaaaaaaaaaaaaggaacaaaattaaataaaacttaGTACTTGGTTTAGATAAGGCATTTTGACTGACTGGAATCTCTGACTACAGAGACTAGTTCACTGTGACCATAATGTGAAGTTCATGAAATTATGAGTACATCTTGAGGAATGAAAGGCCTTCACACAGTTGAATGAGTTCACTTTTAACACTTGTGTGCCTTACTGGAGTATAACATCCATTTAGTAAAAcaggaaacgaggaagaaaagataaaactcaGTTTACAAGATAAAAGTACATCGTCACATGAAACAATAAGTAAGAATTTCCAAATCAATCCACCTGAGCAAGAGGGACTCACCTCGCAAAGGAGTTATGAACATTACGAATGGTGTCTGAGTTGGACAGAGCAAGTCCCTTCATGTGGGCGTCAAAAGTCTGTGTGAACTCCCTGAACTCACTGAGGGTGCTGCCCAGCTGAATGTCCTGGTGCTTTGTGTTCAGCAGCACTGACAGGATGGCCTGGGTGGCACACGCATTGTTTATCATCTGAAAGGAATACATTTATCACAGCAAAACTTGTggaaattaatattcacaagacctaatatatacagtatatccTATGACATTTTTTTATGATCAACATCTTCACATTAAacaaaagaatgacaaaaaagtaagtGTTATaaatcctctttattttttttaaacatgtgAAAAAACTAGACAGCTCTGTAACCACTTGGGCAGATTTCATACCTGCTTGGCAAAGAATATTTTGTCAAGTCGGTTGTCCTGAACGACAGAACCTGATGGCTGCTCTTCCTGCTGCCACTTGAACAGGAAGATGAGGCCGTGGACAGGTCTGTGGAAAACACAATACAACTGTCTCATTCCACACAGCCTCCAGGACAAGACACTCCACAATATCTGTCACTCTCAAAATGAATTACTACACAACACTAAGAATCCCTGATGAATTTAAAGATTGTAGCAGTTGCCAAGTTTTTCCTTAGAACTGGTGTGGGTTTATGTTGAATAGGGCTGCATAAGATGATGACAGTAGAACAGCTAAGTTTGAGTCAATAAAGTTTTTagaactgaaaagaaaatacacactgATATGGAACAGAAATCTagagaatgaataagagaagGCAGCTCATGAAAGTACCTGTAAATAAGACATGACACAAAGGAGAGAGGGTGCTCATTAAGGCAGTGTGGTGTGGCACACATCAGTTGGTAACAAGCACAGTATCCAAAAGGTACTTTTGTCATGGATCTCTTGTTGGCATTGAAGATGATGACTATCTAAACTATAATTCTTTTGAAGTTCTAGGGTGAAAGTGGTACTAAGACACAAGGTGATCCACAGCTTGTATATAAAGAGGGGAAACAGCACTGAAAGAGTAGATACATGTATACTGAACCACCCAGGATTAGGAACAATTTTCAGAGTTCTACCTGTGGAAAATTCAGCATTAGGGACAACTAAATGCAGCATTGGGACATAAAAATCATAACATTACTTGATTTACATAGCCATAAGGATCCTAATAACTAAATAGGTGTGAATACTGATACATATGTCAAGACACACAAGACCAACTTTTGTTTGCACCTCGCATCATGTTTAAGTGACAACACTCGTCATCATACTTACTTCAGTGATGAAAATGACTCTTCATCTAAACTCCATATCTCTTCCACTTGCACACCTTTCACAcctgaaatataaagaaaagctACATAAGAACACTGAGGTCTAAACAGCACTTCTAAGCATTTTCATTGCCACCAAGCCATTAAGTTACTGTAGCCTGATATTTGCACAAAGCCACTCGTAAGCCTAAAAATGCCGTCTCTGATACCAGTCAAATCAAGTAGTTTGGTTCCTATGACATTTACactaaacagcaacagatccaGCAAAAAGCAAATGTGTTGTTGCCAGATGCAGACACAAGCCACAGGAGGTCTGACCATGAGGAGTCTTGTGGTCCAATCAGCCATGGCTTGTCCTGGCACA encodes:
- the LOC135102669 gene encoding ubiquitin carboxyl-terminal hydrolase isozyme L5-like, giving the protein MVVSDAGNWCLIESDPGVFTDLVQKFGVKGVQVEEIWSLDEESFSSLKPVHGLIFLFKWQQEEQPSGSVVQDNRLDKIFFAKQMINNACATQAILSVLLNTKHQDIQLGSTLSEFREFTQTFDAHMKGLALSNSDTIRNVHNSFARQTLFEFDKQQPSEDEDVFHFVGYIPIEGRLYELDGLKDGPIDLGPISPNTDWLSVVQPVIQRRIQKYSEGEIHFNLMAIVSDRKMVIEKKIAQLQKEMEESGMDTSSHEEELAQLRASLETEENKRARWRVENIRRKHNYLPLIVNMMKILAEEGKLLPIYHTAREKAKAREKAKVRHDKAKDKNKEKSGV